Proteins found in one Coffea eugenioides isolate CCC68of chromosome 5, Ceug_1.0, whole genome shotgun sequence genomic segment:
- the LOC113770094 gene encoding chalcone synthase 2-like, protein MVTVEEIRRAQRAEGPATILAIGTATPPNFVEQSTYPDYYFRITKSEHMTELKEKFKRICEKTMIRKRYMYLTEEILRQNPNICTFMEPSLDARQDMMVDEVPRLGKVAAQKAIEEWGQSKSKITHLVCCTLSGVDMPGADYQLAKLLGLRPSVKRYMMYQQGCHAGGTVLRLAKDLAENNKGARVLIVCSELTAISFRGPSDKHFDSLVGQALFGDGAAAVIIGADPVPGVEQPLFQLVSASQTFLPDSPNAIGGHLREAGLTFFLLKDVPELISENIEKILEEAFEPLGISDWNSIFWAAHPGGRAILDKVEEKLALNPEKLRVSRYVLSEYGNMSSACVFFTLDEMRKSAVKDGFNTTGDGLEWGVLFGFGPGLTIETVVLHSVTI, encoded by the exons ATGGTTACCGTCGAGGAAATTAGGAGGGCTCAACGGGCCGAAGGACCGGCGACGATCTTGGCTATTGGAACCGCTACACCACCAAATTTTGTTGAGCAAAGCACTTATCCGGATTACTATTTTCGCATCACTAAGAGTGAGCATATGACTGAGCTTAAAGAAAAGTTTAAGCGCATTT GTGAGAAGACCATGATTAGGAAGCGGTACATGTACCTGACTGAGGAAATTCTGAGGCAAAATCCCAATATTTGTACTTTTATGGAACCCTCACTGGATGCAAGGCAAGACATGATGGTTGATGAAGTACCAAGACTGGGCAAAGTAGCTGCCCAAAAAGCTATAGAGGAATGGGGTCAGTCCAAGTCCAAGATCACCCATCTTGTCTGCTGTACCCTAAGTGGCGTGGACATGCCTGGAGCAGACTATCAGCTGGCCAAGCTACTGGGCCTCCGGCCATCGGTGAAACGGTACATGATGTACCAACAAGGTTGTCATGCTGGAGGGACGGTTCTCCGGCTAGCCAAGGATTTGGCCGAGAACAACAAAGGTGCCCGTGTCCTTATCGTCTGCTCGGAACTCACAGCAATTTCGTTCAGGGGTCCGAGTGATAAGCATTTTGATAGTCTTGTTGGTCAGGCCCTGTTCGGAGATGGGGCAGCCGCGGTCATAATTGGTGCTGACCCGGTTCCTGGAGTTGAGCAGCCCTTGTTTCAGTTGGTCTCAGCCTCCCAAACTTTTCTCCCTGATAGCCCCAATGCTATTGGTGGCCATCTTCGTGAGGCTGGGCTTACATTCTTTCTTCTCAAAGATGTCCCAGAATTAATCTCAGAGAACATTGAAAAGATCTTGGAAGAAGCATTTGAGCCTCTTGGCATTTCTGATTGGAACTCAATTTTCTGGGCTGCGCATCCTGGTGGGCGTGCGATTTTGGACAAAGTTGAAGAGAAATTGGCTTTAAATCCTGAAAAATTACGTGTTAGTAGGTATGTGCTAAGTGAGTACGGAAATATGTCAAGCGCTTGTGTCTTCTTTACTCTTGATGAGATGAGAAAATCTGCAGTCAAGGATGGATTCAACACCACAGGGGATGGTTTAGAATGGGGTGTGCTCTTTGGATTTGGACCTGGACTCACTATTGAGACTGTGGTCCTTCACAGCGTCACAATTTAA